The following coding sequences are from one Streptomyces sp. NBC_01294 window:
- a CDS encoding TadE/TadG family type IV pilus assembly protein has product MAIEFVGMVPLILLLVAAVWQCVLIGYAFSLAGNAADEAARAGAVHGGAECEAAAGEHVGEAWDMKADCGRAGDIYKATVRLKIPVLYPGLNFGGITGTAGAAMEKEAE; this is encoded by the coding sequence GTGGCGATCGAGTTCGTGGGCATGGTCCCGCTGATCCTGCTCCTGGTGGCGGCGGTGTGGCAGTGCGTCCTGATCGGCTACGCGTTCTCCCTGGCGGGGAACGCGGCGGACGAGGCGGCGCGGGCGGGGGCGGTGCACGGCGGTGCCGAGTGCGAGGCGGCGGCGGGGGAACACGTCGGGGAGGCGTGGGACATGAAGGCGGACTGCGGTCGTGCCGGCGACATCTACAAGGCGACCGTGAGGCTCAAGATCCCCGTCCTCTACCCCGGGCTCAACTTCGGAGGGATCACCGGCACGGCCGGCGCGGCGATGGAGAAGGAGGCGGAGTGA
- a CDS encoding DUF5936 domain-containing protein encodes MTGLTGLLLALAVALSVLGAFHGIRLYRADVKLPTDLALALEVGATRTTAVGSLVDRMGIRWAPLVLSAMGPTRVARKRRQIDMAGNPAGLTIDRYAARRAVYGALGAAGAFSMLINGQLVAALLMVAFGLFWIEVGLWSAIRIRRDHIERTLPDFLDVLAVVVSAGLGFRQALDRVADKYEGPWADEIRITLQQMDMGVSRRQAFDELRRRNDSEQVAQFVTALQQGEELGSPIVDTLIAIAEDMRRTDAQNARRRAARAVPKATFAVTMFMLPGTLILLVCGFVYGANVDFGALFGGG; translated from the coding sequence ATGACCGGACTGACCGGACTTCTTCTCGCACTCGCCGTGGCCCTTTCGGTCCTCGGCGCGTTCCACGGCATCCGCCTCTACCGCGCGGACGTGAAACTGCCCACGGACCTCGCGCTGGCCCTGGAGGTCGGCGCCACCCGCACGACGGCGGTCGGCTCCCTCGTCGACCGCATGGGCATCCGGTGGGCGCCGCTGGTCCTGAGCGCGATGGGCCCCACCCGGGTCGCCCGCAAGCGCCGCCAGATCGACATGGCGGGCAACCCTGCCGGCCTGACGATCGACCGGTACGCGGCCCGGCGGGCGGTGTACGGGGCCCTGGGCGCTGCCGGCGCTTTCTCCATGCTGATCAACGGCCAGCTGGTCGCGGCCCTGCTCATGGTGGCCTTCGGCCTGTTCTGGATCGAGGTCGGCCTGTGGTCGGCCATCCGGATCCGCCGCGACCACATCGAGCGGACCCTGCCCGACTTCCTGGACGTCCTCGCCGTGGTGGTGAGCGCGGGGCTCGGCTTCCGGCAGGCGCTGGACCGGGTGGCGGACAAGTACGAGGGCCCGTGGGCGGACGAGATCCGCATCACGCTCCAGCAGATGGACATGGGCGTCAGCCGCCGACAGGCCTTCGACGAGCTGCGCCGCCGCAACGACAGCGAGCAGGTCGCGCAGTTCGTGACGGCTCTCCAGCAGGGCGAGGAGCTCGGCTCCCCGATCGTGGACACGCTGATCGCGATCGCCGAGGACATGCGCCGTACGGACGCCCAGAACGCCCGCCGCCGTGCGGCCCGGGCCGTCCCGAAGGCGACGTTCGCGGTGACCATGTTCATGCTCCCGGGCACGCTGATCCTCCTCGTCTGCGGCTTCGTCTACGGCGCGAACGTCGACTTCGGCGCGCTGTTCGGGGGTGGCTGA
- a CDS encoding TadE/TadG family type IV pilus assembly protein: MRRRIRSDRGQVALEYIGFVPILLFVALCGIQLGWVAYAEEQADTAARTAARVEARNGKGGEAAGRAAISSGLGASAEFDWAKSADAVSVTVTLTANSIVPGLDAHKASATAVMPNDDPDDPEETGP; this comes from the coding sequence ATGAGGCGACGCATCCGCTCCGACCGGGGCCAAGTGGCCCTGGAGTACATCGGCTTCGTGCCGATCCTGCTGTTCGTCGCACTGTGCGGGATCCAGCTGGGCTGGGTCGCGTACGCCGAGGAGCAGGCCGATACGGCGGCTCGTACCGCCGCGCGCGTGGAAGCCCGTAACGGGAAGGGCGGGGAGGCGGCAGGGCGGGCCGCGATCAGCAGCGGGCTGGGAGCCAGTGCCGAGTTCGACTGGGCCAAATCCGCCGATGCGGTCAGCGTCACCGTCACGCTCACCGCCAACTCCATCGTGCCCGGACTCGACGCGCACAAGGCGTCGGCCACGGCAGTCATGCCCAATGACGATCCGGACGACCCAGAGGAGACCGGACCATGA
- a CDS encoding helix-turn-helix domain-containing protein, with the protein MDVTTTLYSIGELSRRTGLPVRTIRFYSDSGVVAPTTRSPAGYRLYDLDALLRLELLRTLRELGIDLATIRRVLDRELSVPEVAAAHADALDVQIRALQLRRSVLRAVAGSGSSTEETKLMHRLTQLSGEERRRLIDDFVEGTFGTVDADPAAVAMVRAAAPDLPDDPSSEQVAAWVELAELVGDEDFRARMRRAAPRQAAGRALDIESEVGEELMEFTRQKVAEAMESGIDPLGDGGAPVIDDLVRRFAEVFGRTPDAEFRDWMAERFEEAHDPRVDRYWRLVWIVNGWQVVPGLVPVYAWLIRALRSGRAG; encoded by the coding sequence ATGGACGTGACGACCACCCTCTACTCGATCGGGGAGCTTTCCCGGCGGACGGGCTTGCCCGTGAGAACCATCCGGTTCTACTCCGATTCGGGGGTCGTGGCGCCGACCACCCGAAGTCCCGCCGGCTATCGGCTCTACGACCTCGACGCACTGCTCCGTCTGGAACTCCTCCGCACACTGCGCGAGCTGGGCATCGACCTGGCCACGATCCGGCGGGTGCTGGACCGCGAGCTCTCGGTGCCGGAGGTCGCCGCGGCGCACGCCGATGCCCTGGACGTCCAGATCCGGGCGCTGCAACTGCGTCGGAGCGTTCTGCGAGCCGTGGCCGGAAGCGGGTCCAGTACCGAGGAGACCAAGCTCATGCACAGGCTCACGCAGTTGTCCGGCGAGGAACGCCGGCGGTTGATCGACGATTTCGTGGAGGGCACCTTCGGCACCGTGGATGCCGACCCGGCCGCGGTGGCCATGGTGCGCGCTGCCGCTCCCGACCTCCCCGACGATCCGTCCAGCGAGCAGGTCGCCGCGTGGGTGGAACTCGCCGAGCTGGTCGGCGACGAGGACTTCCGGGCCCGGATGCGGCGGGCGGCCCCGCGCCAGGCCGCCGGGCGCGCGCTCGACATCGAGAGCGAGGTGGGCGAGGAACTGATGGAGTTCACCCGCCAGAAGGTCGCCGAGGCCATGGAGTCGGGCATCGACCCGCTCGGCGATGGGGGCGCACCCGTCATCGACGACCTCGTGCGGCGCTTCGCCGAGGTGTTCGGGCGCACCCCTGACGCGGAGTTCCGGGACTGGATGGCCGAACGGTTCGAAGAGGCGCACGATCCGCGGGTGGACCGGTACTGGCGGCTGGTGTGGATCGTCAACGGCTGGCAGGTGGTGCCGGGTCTCGTCCCGGTGTACGCCTGGCTCATCCGGGCGCTGCGGAGTGGTCGTGCCGGGTAG
- a CDS encoding GOLPH3/VPS74 family protein: MAVTLAEEIMLLSLDDESGSAKQRQAAGWAVAGGILLDLVLAGRVSVTGKRLELVDTAPTGDALLDGRIALIESWMAGRAKRPVTAWLTKDQSKAVAAVLESLCRRGVVMEEQHKALGLFPIRRYPEADGAVERELRERLRAVVLDGVEPDTRTSGLIALIHSAKLHRLAFPDGDRKQVASRMKEIAAGQWAAESVRAALRDMQAAMVAATVITLAAAGS, encoded by the coding sequence ATGGCCGTCACGCTGGCCGAGGAGATCATGCTGCTCTCCCTGGACGACGAGTCCGGATCGGCGAAGCAGCGGCAGGCCGCCGGGTGGGCGGTGGCCGGTGGGATCCTGCTCGACCTGGTGCTCGCCGGGAGGGTTTCCGTCACGGGCAAGCGCCTCGAGCTGGTGGACACGGCTCCGACCGGAGACGCGCTGCTCGACGGTCGGATCGCGCTGATCGAGAGCTGGATGGCGGGTCGCGCCAAGCGCCCGGTGACGGCGTGGCTGACGAAGGACCAGTCCAAGGCCGTCGCCGCGGTTCTGGAGAGCCTGTGCCGGCGCGGGGTGGTCATGGAGGAGCAGCACAAGGCACTCGGGCTGTTCCCGATACGCCGCTACCCCGAGGCCGACGGCGCGGTGGAACGGGAACTGCGGGAGCGGCTCCGTGCCGTGGTGCTGGACGGCGTCGAGCCGGACACCCGGACGTCGGGCCTCATCGCGCTGATCCACTCGGCCAAGCTGCACCGGCTGGCCTTCCCCGACGGCGACCGCAAGCAGGTCGCCTCGCGGATGAAGGAGATCGCCGCAGGTCAGTGGGCCGCCGAGAGCGTCCGCGCCGCCCTCCGCGACATGCAGGCGGCCATGGTCGCAGCGACGGTGATCACACTCGCCGCGGCCGGCAGCTAG
- the cpaB gene encoding Flp pilus assembly protein CpaB encodes MNSRQRRGVILLLLSVLCALGAFAGVLVVIGDVNSKVGAEVVAYRAKGDIAPYSPLAAGQFEEVRIPKRWLSDTAVTDLGALKDKIALTTLKKGSLLQADMFVDRPQLQPGEQEIAIMIDAATGVAGKITSGAKVNILATFKGAKDTDPSRSVIIVANARVLGVGKLTALDKDSDRKGPAEAVPITFALNTKDTQRVAYAESFAEHVRLALVAPGTDSAPSPSDRTYTLDGDR; translated from the coding sequence ATGAACTCACGCCAGCGCCGCGGCGTCATTCTGCTGCTCCTGTCGGTCCTGTGCGCCCTGGGGGCCTTCGCCGGAGTCCTCGTGGTGATCGGCGACGTCAATTCCAAGGTCGGGGCCGAGGTCGTCGCGTACCGCGCCAAGGGCGACATCGCGCCGTACAGCCCGCTGGCCGCCGGGCAGTTCGAGGAGGTCAGGATCCCCAAGCGGTGGCTGTCCGACACCGCCGTCACCGACCTCGGCGCCCTCAAGGACAAGATCGCGCTCACCACCCTGAAGAAGGGCTCGCTGCTCCAGGCGGACATGTTCGTCGACCGGCCGCAGCTCCAGCCCGGTGAACAGGAGATCGCCATCATGATCGACGCGGCGACGGGCGTGGCCGGCAAGATCACCTCCGGCGCCAAGGTCAACATCCTCGCCACCTTCAAGGGCGCCAAGGACACCGACCCGTCGCGGTCGGTGATCATCGTCGCCAACGCCCGGGTCCTGGGCGTCGGCAAGCTCACCGCCCTCGACAAGGACAGCGACCGCAAGGGTCCCGCCGAGGCCGTCCCGATCACCTTCGCCCTGAACACCAAGGACACCCAGCGCGTCGCCTACGCCGAGTCCTTCGCGGAGCACGTACGCCTGGCCCTGGTCGCCCCCGGAACCGACTCGGCGCCCAGCCCGAGCGACCGTACGTACACCCTCGACGGGGACAGGTGA
- a CDS encoding response regulator transcription factor, producing the protein MARLSVLIADGNPVIRAGLAAILGTAGDVDVTAQAQDGREALSLTRRHAPDVILLDVRMPGVDGISALPHLVQLAPVLMLTYSREAEIIREALLLGAGGYLVHGEFTTDDLLRAVRDAPLGRPHFTPTAASALLAELRSSSHPQRAVAQSSERMHNSVVFGLSSREVEIMDLIASGMSNQQIAAACFISEKTVKNHINRIFAKLQSATRSEAIARWLGTARPGVTGHG; encoded by the coding sequence GTGGCCCGGCTGAGCGTGCTCATCGCCGACGGGAACCCGGTCATCAGAGCGGGCCTGGCGGCCATCCTGGGCACGGCCGGGGACGTCGACGTCACAGCGCAGGCGCAGGACGGGCGCGAGGCCCTGAGCCTGACGCGCCGGCACGCCCCGGACGTGATCCTGCTGGACGTCCGGATGCCGGGGGTGGACGGGATCTCGGCGCTGCCGCACCTGGTGCAGCTGGCTCCCGTACTGATGCTGACGTACAGCAGGGAAGCCGAAATCATCCGCGAGGCGCTGCTGTTGGGTGCGGGGGGCTACCTCGTGCACGGCGAGTTCACGACGGACGACCTGCTCCGAGCGGTCCGCGACGCCCCGCTGGGCCGCCCCCACTTCACGCCGACGGCGGCGAGCGCCCTCCTCGCGGAGCTCAGGTCCTCTTCGCATCCGCAACGAGCTGTGGCACAGTCTTCAGAGCGGATGCACAACTCTGTTGTCTTCGGGCTGAGTTCCCGGGAGGTGGAGATCATGGATCTGATCGCGTCCGGGATGAGCAACCAGCAGATCGCCGCCGCCTGCTTCATCAGCGAGAAGACGGTCAAGAACCACATCAACCGCATCTTCGCGAAGCTCCAGAGCGCGACGCGCAGCGAGGCGATAGCCCGCTGGCTGGGAACCGCCCGTCCAGGAGTGACCGGTCATGGGTAG
- a CDS encoding CpaF family protein, producing MSLRSRVNTPDDRHSPREDGRLVSSYRAKLLEEIDLAEMSALAPAERRARLERVLGHIISREGPVLSTVERAQLIRRVVDEALGLGVLEPLLEDASISEIMVNGPDQIFVERAGRVEQLPIRFASHEQLMQTIERIVSTVNRRVDEANPMVDARLPSGERVNVIIPPLSLTGATLTIRRFPRAFTLHEMIALGSLDEQMLLLLSGLVASKMNVIVSGATGTGKTTLLNALSGLIPEGERIITIEDSAELQLQQAHVIRLESRPANVEGKGQITIRDLVRNSLRMRPDRIIVGEVRGGETLDMLQAMSTGHDGSLATVHANSSADALMRLQTLASMSEVEIPFEALQDQINSAVNVIVQLTRFGDGSRRITEISILESHGREPFRITTVCRFAAQPIGADGRVHGYFEYYPLPRRIAERLYMNNQPIPQAFGVALPDDPLTTPHITRTAL from the coding sequence ATGAGCCTGCGTTCCCGGGTCAATACCCCAGACGACCGGCACAGCCCCCGCGAGGACGGCCGCCTGGTCTCCTCGTACCGCGCCAAGCTGCTGGAGGAGATCGACCTCGCCGAGATGTCCGCGCTCGCGCCCGCCGAGCGCCGGGCGCGGCTGGAACGCGTACTCGGCCACATCATCAGCCGTGAAGGGCCCGTCCTCTCCACGGTCGAGCGCGCGCAGCTGATCCGCCGGGTCGTCGACGAGGCCCTCGGGCTCGGCGTGCTCGAACCGCTTCTCGAAGACGCCTCGATCTCCGAGATCATGGTCAACGGCCCCGACCAGATCTTCGTCGAGCGCGCCGGCCGCGTCGAGCAGCTGCCCATCCGCTTCGCCTCGCACGAGCAGCTGATGCAGACCATCGAGCGCATCGTCTCCACGGTCAACCGTCGCGTGGACGAGGCGAATCCGATGGTCGACGCCCGCCTTCCCAGCGGCGAGCGCGTCAACGTCATCATCCCGCCGCTCTCCCTGACCGGCGCGACGCTCACGATCCGCCGCTTCCCGCGCGCCTTCACCCTGCACGAGATGATCGCCCTCGGCTCGCTCGACGAGCAGATGCTGCTCCTGCTCTCCGGTCTCGTCGCGTCGAAGATGAACGTGATCGTCTCGGGCGCCACCGGCACCGGCAAGACGACGCTCCTCAACGCGCTCTCCGGCCTGATCCCGGAGGGCGAGCGCATCATCACCATCGAGGACTCCGCCGAACTCCAGCTCCAGCAGGCGCACGTGATCCGCCTCGAATCACGCCCGGCGAACGTCGAGGGCAAGGGCCAGATCACCATCCGCGACCTCGTACGCAACTCACTGCGCATGCGCCCCGACCGCATCATCGTCGGCGAGGTCCGCGGCGGCGAGACCCTCGACATGCTCCAGGCGATGTCCACCGGTCACGACGGCTCCCTGGCCACCGTCCACGCCAACAGCTCCGCCGACGCGCTCATGCGCCTGCAGACCCTCGCCTCCATGTCGGAGGTCGAGATCCCCTTCGAAGCCCTCCAGGACCAGATCAACAGCGCGGTGAACGTCATCGTCCAGCTGACCCGCTTCGGTGACGGATCACGCCGCATCACGGAGATCTCCATCCTGGAATCGCACGGCCGCGAACCCTTCCGGATCACGACGGTCTGCCGCTTCGCCGCCCAGCCGATAGGGGCGGACGGGCGCGTGCACGGCTACTTCGAGTACTACCCGCTGCCGCGCCGGATCGCCGAGCGCCTCTACATGAACAACCAGCCCATCCCGCAGGCCTTCGGGGTCGCGCTGCCCGACGACCCCCTCACCACGCCGCACATCACCCGGACCGCCCTGTGA
- a CDS encoding pilus assembly protein TadG-related protein — translation MNGSNDRGQAFPIYVVLVVGVLFAAFAFFVVGQAAVTRSDAQGAADAAALAAAREARDAALVDLDLVALKPGDWEKLLRGDLLSGKGACAAATSFAAMNNAVSECEPAPPRFTVWVTTNRTVGSSVVPGTESMKGTASATALIAPRCTLGTGPRPMPSETSPPGSGGEPTPDQINFQCKGGDPVQLDPLKPGSLRALARSLFSVRLVD, via the coding sequence GTGAACGGGTCCAACGACCGTGGGCAGGCCTTTCCCATCTATGTCGTGCTCGTAGTGGGCGTGCTCTTCGCAGCTTTCGCGTTCTTCGTCGTTGGGCAAGCCGCCGTCACGCGCAGCGATGCACAAGGTGCGGCTGATGCGGCTGCATTGGCGGCCGCCCGAGAGGCCAGAGACGCAGCTTTGGTCGACCTCGATCTTGTCGCCTTGAAACCCGGTGACTGGGAGAAGCTCTTGAGGGGGGACCTCCTCAGTGGCAAAGGGGCCTGCGCTGCGGCCACGAGCTTCGCGGCCATGAACAACGCGGTGTCCGAATGCGAGCCGGCACCTCCTCGCTTCACCGTGTGGGTGACGACGAACCGGACGGTGGGGAGCTCTGTAGTCCCAGGCACCGAGAGCATGAAGGGCACAGCCAGCGCCACGGCTCTGATCGCACCGCGCTGCACCTTGGGGACAGGGCCCCGGCCGATGCCCAGTGAGACGTCCCCACCCGGCAGCGGTGGCGAGCCAACGCCTGACCAGATCAATTTCCAGTGCAAGGGGGGAGACCCCGTCCAGCTGGACCCTCTGAAACCTGGATCCCTGCGCGCGCTGGCCAGAAGCTTGTTCAGCGTGCGGTTGGTCGACTGA
- a CDS encoding AAA family ATPase: MTTRILPAAGDPDAARALSTLLSQLPSAEPAAPVPDSTTLLDTLARLAGDSIDELPEVVLVHERIGPVPALELIREVALRFPAVGVVLVSSDVGPALFSAAMDSGARGLIGLPLSYEELAARVQAAAQWSVGVRRHLGQGVADVFTGPGGRVVTVTGAKGGVGTTFTAVQFALAAAASGRRTALVDMDLQAGDVGSYLDVQFRRSIADLAGIQDISPRVLQDAVYDDRTGLALLLAPADGERGEEVDDRAARHIVGALRSRYELVVIDCGTQVTGANAAAVEMADVAVLVVTPDVVAVRAAKRMVRMWERLQVRKAEDTTVVVNRWSKHTEIQPALIEKITKTRATRTPVPAAFKELQAVVDAGRVQDLDNRSTVKQALWTLAGELGLLSAPDAAPSGRTPGAAVAVRAAGPVSRLRRGREG, encoded by the coding sequence ATGACCACCCGAATCCTCCCCGCGGCCGGCGACCCCGACGCCGCGCGGGCCCTCTCCACCCTCCTCAGCCAGCTCCCGTCGGCGGAGCCGGCCGCCCCCGTCCCCGACTCCACGACCCTGCTCGACACCCTGGCCCGCCTCGCCGGCGACTCCATCGACGAACTCCCCGAGGTCGTCCTCGTCCACGAGCGGATCGGCCCGGTGCCCGCACTGGAGCTCATCCGGGAGGTCGCCCTGCGCTTCCCGGCGGTGGGCGTCGTCCTGGTCTCCTCGGACGTCGGCCCGGCACTGTTCTCCGCCGCGATGGACTCGGGCGCGCGCGGCCTGATCGGCCTCCCGCTCTCCTACGAGGAACTCGCCGCCCGCGTCCAGGCCGCCGCCCAGTGGTCGGTGGGCGTACGCCGCCACCTGGGGCAGGGCGTCGCCGACGTCTTCACCGGCCCGGGCGGCCGGGTGGTCACGGTCACCGGAGCCAAGGGCGGGGTGGGCACCACCTTCACCGCCGTGCAGTTCGCGCTGGCCGCGGCCGCCTCGGGACGGCGCACCGCACTGGTCGACATGGACCTCCAGGCGGGCGACGTGGGCTCGTACCTCGACGTGCAGTTCCGGCGCTCCATCGCCGACCTCGCCGGGATCCAGGACATTTCCCCGCGGGTCCTCCAGGACGCCGTCTACGACGACCGCACGGGGTTGGCCCTGCTGCTCGCCCCGGCCGACGGCGAACGGGGCGAGGAGGTCGACGACCGGGCCGCCCGGCACATCGTCGGAGCCCTGCGCAGCCGCTACGAGCTCGTCGTCATCGACTGCGGCACCCAGGTGACCGGCGCGAACGCGGCGGCGGTGGAGATGGCGGACGTGGCGGTGCTGGTCGTCACCCCGGACGTGGTCGCGGTGCGGGCGGCGAAGCGGATGGTCCGGATGTGGGAACGCCTGCAGGTGCGCAAGGCGGAGGACACGACCGTGGTCGTCAACCGCTGGAGCAAGCACACGGAGATCCAGCCCGCCCTGATCGAGAAGATCACCAAGACCCGGGCCACCCGCACCCCGGTCCCCGCAGCCTTCAAGGAACTCCAGGCGGTGGTGGACGCGGGCCGGGTCCAGGACCTGGACAACCGCTCGACGGTGAAGCAGGCGCTGTGGACCCTGGCGGGCGAGCTGGGCCTGCTGTCGGCCCCGGACGCCGCCCCCTCCGGCCGCACCCCGGGCGCGGCCGTGGCGGTCCGCGCCGCGGGCCCGGTCTCCCGCCTGCGCCGCGGCCGGGAGGGCTGA
- a CDS encoding type II secretion system F family protein, giving the protein MNPLILLTLGATLLACVLVVAGLQSYVAGRAQRAALIARLSASGLPEPQGRRRRFRGVDRRLRRTRLGRRIELKLATTGLDLTPGEFFVYMLGSIAGVWLIASSLLAPFFGPVAGAIGVWAANAFLNWQRARRTERFINQLPDLARILANATQAGLALRTAIGIAAEELEAPAGEELSRVADRLAVGHSIEESLGELTERLPSRELVVLVSTLVLSARAGGAIVDSLRNLTVTLEQRKETRREIRTQLSQVTVTAYLVPSIGLGSLLLVDMMMPGALDRMTGAFLGQTAVLIALGLFALGFLLIRRLSKIDV; this is encoded by the coding sequence GTGAACCCACTGATCCTCCTCACCCTCGGCGCCACGCTGCTGGCCTGCGTGCTCGTCGTCGCCGGACTCCAGTCGTACGTGGCCGGGCGCGCCCAGAGGGCCGCCCTGATCGCGCGCCTCTCGGCGAGCGGTCTGCCCGAGCCCCAGGGCCGGCGGCGCCGCTTCCGGGGGGTCGACCGGCGGCTGCGCCGGACGAGGCTCGGCCGCCGCATCGAGCTGAAGCTGGCGACCACCGGCCTGGACCTCACACCGGGCGAGTTCTTCGTCTACATGCTGGGGTCGATCGCGGGCGTGTGGCTGATCGCGTCGTCCCTCCTCGCCCCGTTCTTCGGGCCGGTGGCGGGCGCCATCGGCGTCTGGGCGGCGAACGCCTTCCTCAACTGGCAGCGGGCGCGCCGTACGGAACGGTTCATCAACCAGCTCCCCGACCTGGCCCGCATCCTCGCCAACGCCACCCAGGCCGGGCTGGCCCTGCGTACGGCCATCGGCATCGCGGCGGAGGAACTGGAGGCCCCGGCGGGCGAGGAGCTCTCGCGCGTCGCCGACCGCCTCGCCGTGGGCCACTCCATCGAGGAGTCCCTGGGGGAGCTCACCGAACGCCTCCCCTCCCGGGAGCTGGTCGTCCTCGTCTCCACCCTCGTCCTGTCCGCCCGCGCGGGCGGCGCGATCGTGGACAGCCTGCGCAACCTCACGGTGACGCTGGAGCAGCGCAAGGAGACCCGTCGCGAGATCCGCACGCAGCTGTCCCAGGTGACGGTGACGGCGTACCTGGTGCCGTCCATCGGGCTCGGCTCGCTGCTGCTGGTCGACATGATGATGCCCGGCGCCCTGGACCGGATGACGGGCGCGTTCCTCGGCCAGACGGCCGTCCTCATCGCGCTCGGCCTCTTCGCCCTGGGCTTCCTCCTCATCCGCCGCCTGTCGAAGATCGACGTCTGA
- a CDS encoding OmpA family protein, with translation MTKRHRTVAASTVVGLVIAGGHFIGASTAYADDVKPSVPPGTEPSASAPVTIDSNSPGLKIPQGGTLAPVKVLDIAEVVEDLGGEQRRQETNQTVMMALQSEVLFPENSAVFNAQAAARIQAIANEINTQKATRIRVFGFTDDQGSYEHGKELSKQRADAVQAELAKTVTNPSVVFDVRGYSEDYPIADNSTEEGRKKNRRVEITFPRTAAGG, from the coding sequence ATGACAAAACGCCACCGCACCGTCGCCGCTTCGACCGTCGTCGGACTTGTCATTGCTGGAGGACACTTCATCGGGGCCAGCACCGCGTACGCCGACGACGTCAAACCGTCCGTACCCCCCGGCACCGAGCCCTCCGCCTCCGCCCCCGTGACCATCGACTCCAACTCGCCCGGCCTGAAGATCCCGCAGGGTGGAACGCTCGCGCCCGTCAAGGTGCTCGACATCGCCGAGGTCGTCGAAGACCTCGGCGGGGAGCAGCGGCGGCAGGAGACGAACCAGACCGTCATGATGGCCCTGCAGTCGGAGGTGCTGTTCCCCGAGAACAGCGCAGTCTTCAACGCGCAGGCCGCCGCCCGCATCCAGGCCATCGCCAACGAGATCAACACGCAGAAGGCGACCCGCATCCGGGTCTTCGGCTTCACCGACGACCAGGGCAGCTACGAACACGGCAAGGAACTGTCCAAGCAGCGCGCCGACGCCGTGCAGGCCGAGCTGGCCAAGACCGTCACCAACCCCAGCGTCGTCTTCGACGTCCGCGGGTACAGCGAGGACTACCCGATCGCCGACAACAGCACCGAGGAAGGCCGCAAGAAGAACCGCCGCGTCGAGATCACCTTCCCCCGCACCGCAGCCGGAGGCTAG